GTCGAGGCGCTCCTTCGACTCCCAGGCGGTGCCGTAGATGCGCTGCAGGCCCGCGTTGTTCTGGTCGCCGCGCCAGTAAGCGGCCGAGGAGCGGGTCAGCGCGAACGCCGAGATGTACTTGGTGGTGGGCACGTGCGGGCCGCGGCACAGGTCATGCCACTCGACGTCACCGGTGCGCGGGTTGACGTTGTCGTAGTGGGTCAGGTCTCCGGCACCCACCTCGGTCGCCTCGTCGGTGTCGGGGTCGACATTGCCCTTGTCCTGGATCAGCTCGAGCTTGTACGGCTCGTTCCTCAGGTCCTCTGCGGCCTCCTCGGCAGAGGCGTAGACGCCGCGGACGAACTTCTGGCCCTGTTTGATGATCTTCTTCATCCGCTTTTCCAGCGTGGCCAGATCCTCGGGCGTGAACGGCTCAGCGACGTCGAAGTCGTAGTAGAAGCCGTCGTTGATCGCGGGGCCGATGCCGAGCTTGGTGCCGGGGAACTCGGCCTGGACGGCCTGGGCGAGGACGTGGGCGGCGGAGTGGCGGATAACGGAGCGGCCGAGCTCGGTGTTGGCCGCCACGGGCAAGAAGGTGGCGTCTGAGTCAGGTACGTGCGAGAGGTCCTTGAGCTCGCCGGCGGAGTCCTGGACGCACACGACTGCGTCATCGCCCTTGTTCGGGTAGTTCAGGTCCCGCATCGCCGCTCCCACGGCGGTTCCGGCCGGGACGTGGAAGGGCTCTAGCAGCACAACCGGTGATTCGCTGGACATGGGCGCTCCTTTGCGCTCGCGGGATGCGACATACCTGGCCGCACCCCTTGTTCATAACAGTCTTGAGACAGCGCCCAATCCTACCCGGGTCAGGCCTCGAGAACCGACTGGCCCCAGTACTCGTCGCCACCGTCGCGTGACGACGTCCCCGGGGGCACCCAGTACACCGCGGAACCGATGTGGGTGGTCCACGTGTTCAGGCGGTCCACCTCGTCGAGGCGCGCCTGAACCGGTGTGAACTGCGTGTCGGGGTTCTTCTGGAAAGCGATGAAGATGAGGCCCGCGTTGGACAACGCGCCGCTGCCCGGCTCGGGCGGCAGGTTGTAGTTGTACGGCCTGCGCTTGAAACGCTGCTCCGGGTGGTCGGCCGGCGGCATGGCGCGGGCCATGTGGGAGTTCTTATCTATCACGGGCAGGCCGTACTGATCTGTGGCTTCCATATCGGGCGCGGCGAACTCATCCCCGCCTGTCAGCGGGGAGCCGTCGTCAAGCGTGCGCCCCACGGCCTCCTCGCGCGACGCGCGGTCGAGCAGCTCCCACTCGTCGAGGTTCATCGCGATGCGGCGCACCACGAGCGAGGTGCTGCCTGCGACACCCTCGGGCTCGTCTATCCACACCTGCTCAGCGAATTCCTCGTCGGCATGCGGGTTGACGGTCCCGTCAACCTGGCCGAACAGGTTGCGCGGGGTCTGCCCTTTCGGAATCGCCCCGTAGGCGTTCATGAACCCCTGCTGCACCCACTTGGTGTCGACGTAATCCATTCCGGCGCGGGTCATGTGCCGCATTGCCCACGCGCCCATCACCGGATCGTCGGAGCAGATCTGCAGGACGAGGTCTGTCTGGCCCCACTTTTCCTCGAGCTGGTCGCGGGTGAATTCGGGAATGTCGTGGAGCCACTCGGGTTTGCGGCCCGGCGCGGCGATGTCGAAGACCCGCTCGCCGAACCCGCAGGTGATGGTGAGGTTTGCCGGCCATTCGTTCATCTCGGGCTCAAGGCTGCCGAGGGGCGTCTCACCGGAGCAGAGGGCCCGGGCGTCGGCCGTCCACACGCGCATGAGGCGTGTGATCGCCGGGCCGTCGGCACGCTCGCGGAGGTTGAAGCCGATGAGATTCAGCGAGGCCTGCGTAGGCGTGTCGATTCCCGCCTGGTGGGGCCCATCGAACTCGACGATCGCGTCTCTCAGCGGCTGCGGCGTGTCGTCGGAGTTGCTGGGCGGCTCGCTTGTCGACGCCCCTCCCGCGTCCCGCTTCGAACACGACGCCAGCGCACCCGCCGACGCCGCCGTTGCGGCGGTAGCGGAACCGGCGAGGAAGAGTCGGCGGGAGACTGTCATGGCTTGAGACTAGTGGTGCTCGTGGCCCTCGTGGGAGCCGTGGCCCTCGTGGGAGCCGTGGCCGGTCATCTCGCCGTCCTCGCCGTAGTTCTCCTCGCCCGGGATCAAGGAGCGCACCGCGACGCCGGGGACCTGGATCTCACCCTTGTCGGTCTCGAGTGTGAGGTCAACGGTGTCACCGGCGGGAATCTCGGCCGGGAAATCGAGAACCATGAGGTGGAAACCACCGGGAGCAAGCTCGACCGCTTCACCGGCGGGGATGGTAAGGCCCCCTTCGACGGGGCTCATCTTTCCGTCCTCGGTCTTGTGGATCTCGTAGCGGGCATCACCCAGCGAGGATGAAAACCCGGTGACGGTGACGTCCTCGTCCGTGGGGTTGCGCAGGGTGCCGAAGATCGCGGTCATGGGCATGTCCGCTCCCGCCTCCTTGGCGCGAACGACGGCGTTGTCGAACTCGAGGGTGTTGGACACTGCGGTCTGGGTGGATGTTTCTTCCGACGTTGCCGAGGCTGCGGGTTCAGCAGCGTGTTCGCTCGGGCTGCATCCTGAGGCAAGGAGCGCTGCGGAAGCGAGTACGGCGGTGGCGGCAAGGGCGCGGTTATGCATGAAAATTACTCCTGGGGTTATCGGTCAGTTAATTAGCGGGCTTTTCCGGGGTTTCGGCGTCGAGCTTGCGTGTCCTGCCCGCGCGGGCGATGGCCGCGGCCGCGACTGCGGCGACAGCCAAGACCCCGATCAGAGCCCAGAGCCACGTCATATTTCTGGCGGACTCCTCCTGGTTACTGCCCGCTTCCCCACCCGCGGCCACGGGCTGGTCCGCAGAAGTTCCAGCTGCCTCAGCGCTTGCCGGGGCGTAGGTGAAGGAGGTCATTCCCTTCGTCGCATGCCCGTCAGAGGAGATGATCTGGAACCCGATGCGGTAGTCACCGGGTTCCGCCTGCACGCCCTCCGGCACCTCGAGCGAGACTTGGCGGCCCTGAACCGTCGGCTCCCCCGAAAACAGCACCTCATCGGTGTCGGCGCGCGTCACGGCGAATGTGTTGAATCCTTCCTGCACCTCACCCGAGAAATCGAGGGTGAGTGTGTCCGGGAAATCCTGGACGGTTTCGCCGTCCGCCGGTGACCCGCCGACGACCGCATCGTGCGCGAGCGCGAGTGGCGCAGTTGCCACCGACAGACCTGCTGCCATGGCTACCGCGGTGATGCCCCGACGTGCGCGGTGCGTGGTGGTGGACGAGGTCCGCATAAACAAAACTCCTTGGTGTTGCTCCGTGATGGTCACATTAATAGTCGGTTAACAAACGGTGTTAGTTCCAGCCGTGACGTACCCCACAGACGGCTTGACGCGCTCTCTAACACATGGGCCGACTTCCCCAACCGCTAACCGCACCCCAAATCGAAGGTCTCCGGCTGTGCCAGAGGTTCGGCGCGCTGGACCTCCTCGCTGTAGTCCACTTCCAGCTTGGTGTACACCTCCAGGTTGTAACCGCACGAGCGTTTCTCGCTGGCGCTGACGTCCGCGGGGAAAGTGTGGAACGTACCGCCCGCGCAATCCGGGTCGCACTCGTTGATCGACGCGGTGCCGACGGCGGTGGCAAGCGCCGATTCCCACCCATTCCACTGCAAATCCGTCAGGAGGTAGTTGTTGTCCGCGCACGTAAGCGAGATCTCGCTGGGCCCGGCCACACCTGTGATGTTGACGCAGCTGACGATTCCCGCCGCGTCCACCGTGGTCACCACACCCGGTGCAACAAGGTTTGTCACGGACACGAGCTGACCCGTCTCGGGCAACAGCGTGAACGTGAGGTCCTCCTCCTTGCGCTCAATGGTCACCGCGTTGCCCTCGCGTTGACTTTCCCAGTCCACGACCCTGCTGCCCTCGGCCTGCGCGATGAATGCGTACAGGTCCCGCTGGTGGCCCGCCGTCAGTCCCGGGCTCAGCAACATTTCAAGCGCGGTCCGCACTGACTTCCCGGGCAGAAGCTCAGGGATGTCCGCGTCGGGGTCGAGCGGCCGCTGGTCCCTGATGTCACCGGCTGCTGTAGCGAGCTCGGCCGGCAAGTCACCGATATCCTCCTGGTTGACCTCCACGGTGCCCGAGGCGTCGGTGCGCAGAACGCTGACTACGCTCGCCTCACCGATCGAATCGACGCGGCGCAGGTAGTCGGCACTGGTCACGCTCGCCATTTGC
This window of the Corynebacterium qintianiae genome carries:
- a CDS encoding copper chaperone PCu(A)C, with the protein product MHNRALAATAVLASAALLASGCSPSEHAAEPAASATSEETSTQTAVSNTLEFDNAVVRAKEAGADMPMTAIFGTLRNPTDEDVTVTGFSSSLGDARYEIHKTEDGKMSPVEGGLTIPAGEAVELAPGGFHLMVLDFPAEIPAGDTVDLTLETDKGEIQVPGVAVRSLIPGEENYGEDGEMTGHGSHEGHGSHEGHEHH
- a CDS encoding copper resistance CopC family protein, with the protein product MRTSSTTTHRARRGITAVAMAAGLSVATAPLALAHDAVVGGSPADGETVQDFPDTLTLDFSGEVQEGFNTFAVTRADTDEVLFSGEPTVQGRQVSLEVPEGVQAEPGDYRIGFQIISSDGHATKGMTSFTYAPASAEAAGTSADQPVAAGGEAGSNQEESARNMTWLWALIGVLAVAAVAAAAIARAGRTRKLDAETPEKPAN
- a CDS encoding Dyp-type peroxidase, giving the protein MTVSRRLFLAGSATAATAASAGALASCSKRDAGGASTSEPPSNSDDTPQPLRDAIVEFDGPHQAGIDTPTQASLNLIGFNLRERADGPAITRLMRVWTADARALCSGETPLGSLEPEMNEWPANLTITCGFGERVFDIAAPGRKPEWLHDIPEFTRDQLEEKWGQTDLVLQICSDDPVMGAWAMRHMTRAGMDYVDTKWVQQGFMNAYGAIPKGQTPRNLFGQVDGTVNPHADEEFAEQVWIDEPEGVAGSTSLVVRRIAMNLDEWELLDRASREEAVGRTLDDGSPLTGGDEFAAPDMEATDQYGLPVIDKNSHMARAMPPADHPEQRFKRRPYNYNLPPEPGSGALSNAGLIFIAFQKNPDTQFTPVQARLDEVDRLNTWTTHIGSAVYWVPPGTSSRDGGDEYWGQSVLEA